A genomic segment from Gracilinanus agilis isolate LMUSP501 chromosome 1, AgileGrace, whole genome shotgun sequence encodes:
- the HINT1 gene encoding histidine triad nucleotide-binding protein 1 → MADEISKAQTAQPGGDTIFGKIIRKEIPAKIIFEDDQCLAFHDVCPQAPTHFLVIPKKPIPQISVAEDDDENLLGHLMVVGRKCAADLGLKKGYRMVINEGPDGGQSVYHIHLHVLGGRQMKWPPG, encoded by the exons ATGGCAGATGAGATTAGCAAAGCACAGACTGCCCAGCCTGGCGGAGACACTATCTTCGGGAAGATCATTCGCAAGGAAATCCCagccaaaataatttttgaagatGACCAG TGTCTTGCTTTTCATGATGTTTGCCCACAAGCCCCAACTCATTTCCTGGTGATACCTAAGAAACCTATTCCCCAGATATCTGTAGCagaagatgatgatgaaaat ctTCTTGGACACTTAATGGTTGTTGGCAGGAAATGTGCAGCTGACTTGGGACTGAAGAAAGGATACCGGATGGTGATCAATGAAGGTCCTGATGGGGGACAATCTGTCTATCATATCCATCTGCATGTCCTTGGTGGACGTCAAATGAAATGGCCTCCTGGATAA